One segment of Streptomyces sp. NBC_00576 DNA contains the following:
- a CDS encoding saccharopine dehydrogenase family protein, with product MTDTVPASGTVHWIGVGLSTGGGLAALCDSDAVRHVRVWHRTEERAAEALAHLGLTGRAEPRAYTLAALSAELAPGDVVVSMLPAPEHAPLLAACVQGGAHFACSSYVSDAVLEHVPAAEAAGLVVLTECGLDPGIDHLFAHSLVTRAEHAIGAGTPASYRLTSYCGGIPAVPNDFRYRFSWAPAGVLNALRSPARYIEDGAETVAERPWEVTHPHVIDGETFEVYPNRDSVPFVEQYELPSAWQARTFVRGTLRLDGWLSAWNSVFEELKGGDDDRIGALARELAARYPTTDADRDRVVLAVSLEVDADAEGAGDSGRRRSWSGRFLLDVEGDTAESAMARCVSRTLALGVRHILDGSLPPGLSRAAETARRSEEWLSELGGEGLEFRLTVG from the coding sequence ATGACTGACACCGTTCCCGCGAGCGGCACGGTCCACTGGATCGGTGTGGGCCTGTCCACGGGCGGCGGACTGGCCGCGCTGTGCGACAGCGACGCCGTACGACACGTACGGGTGTGGCACCGTACGGAGGAGCGTGCGGCCGAGGCGCTGGCCCACCTGGGCCTCACCGGCCGCGCCGAACCCCGCGCCTACACCCTCGCCGCACTCAGCGCCGAACTGGCCCCCGGAGACGTCGTCGTCTCCATGCTCCCCGCCCCCGAACACGCCCCGCTGCTGGCGGCCTGCGTACAGGGTGGGGCTCACTTCGCGTGCTCGAGTTACGTGTCGGATGCGGTACTTGAGCACGTCCCGGCGGCGGAGGCGGCCGGTCTGGTCGTCCTCACGGAGTGCGGGCTCGACCCGGGCATCGACCATCTCTTCGCGCACAGCCTGGTCACCCGCGCCGAGCACGCGATCGGCGCCGGCACGCCGGCCTCGTACCGCCTCACGTCGTACTGCGGAGGCATCCCCGCGGTGCCCAACGACTTCAGGTACCGGTTCAGCTGGGCGCCCGCCGGAGTCCTGAACGCCCTTCGCTCGCCCGCCCGTTACATCGAGGACGGTGCCGAGACCGTCGCCGAGCGGCCCTGGGAGGTGACGCACCCCCATGTGATCGACGGGGAGACCTTCGAGGTGTACCCGAACCGGGACAGCGTGCCGTTCGTCGAGCAGTACGAGCTGCCGTCGGCCTGGCAGGCGCGGACCTTCGTCCGGGGCACCCTGCGCCTGGACGGCTGGCTGAGCGCCTGGAACTCCGTCTTCGAGGAGCTGAAGGGCGGCGACGACGACCGGATCGGCGCCCTGGCAAGGGAGTTGGCGGCCCGGTACCCGACGACTGACGCCGACCGCGACCGCGTGGTCCTTGCCGTCTCCCTTGAGGTGGATGCGGACGCGGAGGGGGCCGGCGATTCGGGGCGCCGGCGGAGCTGGTCCGGCCGCTTTCTCCTCGACGTGGAGGGTGACACGGCCGAGAGCGCGATGGCCAGGTGCGTCTCCCGCACGCTGGCCCTGGGCGTCCGGCACATCCTCGACGGTTCGCTGCCGCCGGGTCTGAGCCGTGCCGCCGAGACGGCACGGCGTTCGGAGGAGTGGCTGAGTGAACTCGGCGGGGAGGGACTGGAGTTCAGGCTCACCGTCGGCTGA
- a CDS encoding saccharopine dehydrogenase yields MTELHLWLRHETRTTERRTPVVPSDARRLVEEGVRLTVEESPQRIFPTREYEAVGCGVADAGSWVSAPSDAVIVGLKELPDQPGELRHRHIYFGHAYKGQPGAAELLSRFVAGGGALLDLEYLADDRGRRLAAFGFWAGYLGAALAVLQHRGKLATPLLPTTKEALEAELRAPGTRMSALVIGALGRSGRGARVALDEAGIDPTCWDLAETRNLDRPALLAHELLVNTVLTTSPVPPFLTDGDLDTPGRRLRTLSDVTVDVGSPMNLLPVYDTATTWDDPVRRLRDELPLDLIAIDNLPSLLPREASADFSAALVPQLLDFEVGGPWGRCLERFDETCRELGLVKGESGSSGSDGGARA; encoded by the coding sequence ATGACCGAGCTCCACTTGTGGCTACGCCACGAGACCCGTACGACCGAACGCCGCACGCCCGTCGTCCCGTCCGACGCCCGGCGGCTCGTCGAAGAGGGCGTGCGCCTGACCGTCGAGGAGTCCCCGCAGCGGATCTTCCCGACCCGGGAGTACGAGGCGGTCGGCTGCGGCGTCGCCGACGCCGGGTCCTGGGTCTCCGCGCCCTCGGACGCGGTGATCGTCGGTCTCAAGGAACTCCCGGACCAGCCCGGCGAGTTGCGCCACCGGCACATCTACTTCGGGCACGCCTACAAGGGCCAGCCGGGCGCCGCCGAGCTGCTGAGCCGCTTCGTCGCCGGGGGCGGGGCGCTGCTGGACCTGGAGTACCTGGCGGACGACCGGGGGAGGCGGCTGGCCGCCTTCGGCTTCTGGGCCGGATATCTGGGGGCGGCCCTCGCCGTGCTCCAGCACCGCGGCAAGCTGGCGACTCCGTTGCTGCCGACCACCAAGGAGGCGCTGGAGGCCGAACTCCGGGCACCCGGGACCCGGATGAGCGCGCTGGTGATCGGTGCCCTGGGCCGCAGCGGCCGGGGTGCGCGGGTCGCGCTCGACGAGGCCGGGATCGACCCCACCTGCTGGGACCTGGCCGAGACCCGGAACCTGGACCGACCCGCTCTGCTGGCTCACGAGTTGCTGGTCAACACCGTCCTCACGACGAGCCCGGTGCCGCCCTTCCTGACGGACGGGGATCTGGACACACCCGGCCGCCGTCTGCGCACCCTCTCGGACGTCACCGTCGACGTCGGCTCGCCGATGAACCTTCTCCCGGTGTACGACACCGCCACCACCTGGGACGACCCCGTGCGCCGGCTGCGGGACGAGCTGCCGCTCGACCTGATCGCCATCGACAACCTGCCGTCCCTGCTGCCCCGCGAGGCGAGCGCGGACTTCTCGGCCGCCCTGGTGCCCCAGCTGCTCGACTTCGAGGTGGGCGGCCCCTGGGGGCGCTGTCTGGAACGGTTCGACGAGACATGCCGTGAACTCGGCCTGGTCAAGGGCGAGTCGGGGAGTTCCGGTAGCGACGGAGGAGCCCGCGCATGA
- a CDS encoding NAD(P)/FAD-dependent oxidoreductase has product MTPTRADVVVIGGGVMGTSIAYQLARAGVRDVVLVERDELASGSTSRAAGGVRAQFSDELNIQLGARSLEAFGRFGEEIGHDIGLHRVGYLFLLSTPEDVASFEAGVALQNGLGVPSRMLAPAEAQRLSPLISTDGLLAAAYSPDDGHCTPEAVVQGYSAAARRHGATVLRHTEVTDIERDGDTITAVVTDKGRIATDTVICAAGAWSRAVGAMAGVDLPVDPLRRQIAVTEPVPGLPPTLPMTIDFSSSLYFHTEGPGLLLGMSDPDETTGFATDTHDRWIPRLYEAMEHRAPALLDLRRTGGWAGLYEITPDHNALIGEASSPSRFLYATGFSGHGFLQGPAVGEVVRDLYLGRVPFVDISPLNAGRFAADALRPEVNLV; this is encoded by the coding sequence ATGACCCCGACGCGGGCGGACGTGGTCGTGATCGGCGGTGGGGTGATGGGCACGAGCATCGCCTACCAGCTGGCCCGGGCGGGTGTACGGGACGTGGTTCTCGTCGAGCGTGACGAACTGGCCTCCGGGTCCACCTCACGCGCGGCCGGCGGGGTCCGGGCGCAGTTCTCCGACGAGCTCAACATCCAGCTCGGGGCGCGGAGTCTGGAGGCGTTCGGGCGGTTCGGGGAGGAGATCGGGCACGACATCGGACTGCACCGGGTCGGCTATCTCTTCCTCCTCTCCACGCCCGAGGACGTCGCGTCCTTCGAGGCGGGGGTGGCGCTGCAGAACGGCCTGGGCGTGCCGAGCCGGATGCTCGCCCCGGCCGAGGCGCAGCGTCTCTCGCCGCTGATCAGCACGGACGGCCTGCTGGCCGCGGCCTACTCGCCCGACGACGGCCACTGCACCCCGGAAGCGGTGGTCCAGGGCTACTCCGCCGCCGCCCGCCGCCACGGCGCCACCGTCCTGCGCCACACCGAGGTCACCGACATCGAACGCGACGGCGACACCATCACGGCCGTCGTCACGGACAAGGGACGCATCGCCACCGACACCGTGATCTGCGCGGCCGGCGCCTGGTCCCGGGCGGTCGGCGCGATGGCGGGCGTGGACCTGCCCGTGGACCCCCTGCGCCGGCAGATCGCGGTCACCGAACCGGTCCCCGGACTGCCGCCGACGCTCCCCATGACCATCGACTTCAGCAGCAGCCTCTACTTCCACACCGAGGGCCCCGGTCTGCTCCTCGGCATGTCCGACCCCGACGAGACGACCGGCTTCGCCACCGACACCCACGACCGCTGGATCCCGCGTCTGTACGAGGCGATGGAACACCGGGCGCCCGCCCTGCTCGACCTGCGCCGCACCGGCGGCTGGGCGGGCCTGTACGAGATCACCCCGGACCACAACGCCCTGATCGGGGAGGCGAGTTCACCCTCCCGCTTCCTCTACGCGACGGGGTTCTCCGGCCACGGATTCCTCCAGGGACCGGCGGTCGGCGAGGTGGTCCGCGACCTCTACCTCGGCCGCGTACCCTTCGTCGACATCAGCCCCTTGAACGCCGGCCGTTTCGCGGCCGATGCCCTGCGCCCGGAGGTCAACCTCGTATGA
- a CDS encoding ornithine cyclodeaminase family protein produces MNDDVLFLSRDQVTALLDADTAIASQRAAFGALGAGGARTPDLPGKIMHPSRFDDSVVFAYVSRLSRDTGAVAKFGSVNPGNAAAGLPTVHAVITALDPVTGELAAVMDGTAVTTLRTAAASAVAFGALSNADSAELALIGSGTQALAHARAVARVRDLKSVRVWSPNPERRARAAELLAAELGIAAEATATPREAVTGASLVAACTLSTTPVVRGAWLAPGCTVVSVGSFEPTRSEVDAGVVRRASAVVVDDPATAAEHAGPVVDALRDRLLSREDLIGLGEVLTGARTARTGPDDIVFYNSVGLGVQDAAAAWAVIHAAREVGR; encoded by the coding sequence ATGAACGATGACGTCCTCTTCCTCTCCCGGGACCAGGTGACGGCTCTCCTCGACGCCGACACGGCGATCGCCTCGCAGCGCGCGGCGTTCGGCGCGTTGGGCGCGGGTGGCGCCCGTACGCCTGATCTGCCCGGGAAGATCATGCATCCCAGCCGATTCGACGACAGTGTGGTCTTCGCGTACGTCTCCCGGCTGTCCCGGGACACCGGCGCGGTGGCGAAGTTCGGCAGCGTCAACCCCGGCAACGCGGCGGCCGGCCTGCCGACCGTGCACGCCGTCATCACCGCCCTCGACCCGGTGACCGGCGAACTCGCCGCCGTCATGGACGGCACGGCGGTCACGACCCTGCGCACGGCCGCAGCCAGCGCCGTGGCCTTCGGCGCGCTGTCCAACGCCGACAGTGCCGAACTGGCCCTCATCGGCTCGGGCACCCAGGCACTCGCCCACGCGCGGGCCGTCGCCCGGGTACGGGACCTGAAGTCCGTACGGGTGTGGAGCCCGAACCCGGAGCGGCGCGCGCGGGCGGCGGAACTGCTCGCGGCCGAACTCGGCATCGCCGCCGAGGCGACCGCCACACCCCGGGAGGCGGTGACCGGCGCGTCCCTGGTCGCGGCCTGCACCCTCAGCACCACCCCCGTCGTACGCGGCGCATGGCTCGCACCGGGGTGCACGGTGGTCAGCGTGGGTTCCTTCGAGCCGACCCGCAGCGAGGTCGACGCCGGGGTCGTACGGCGGGCGTCGGCCGTCGTCGTCGACGATCCGGCGACCGCGGCGGAGCACGCCGGACCGGTGGTCGACGCCCTGCGGGACCGCCTTCTTTCCCGCGAGGACCTGATCGGGCTCGGGGAGGTCCTCACCGGCGCGCGGACCGCCCGTACCGGCCCGGACGACATCGTCTTCTACAACAGTGTCGGGCTCGGGGTACAGGACGCGGCGGCGGCCTGGGCCGTCATCCACGCGGCACGGGAGGTGGGGCGATGA
- the ribA gene encoding GTP cyclohydrolase II, whose translation MTEKIGVLGKASQASGVERVVNAPLPTVYGDFQAVGYMDHDRGDEQVALVYGEIAQDDVLTRLHSECLTGDAFGSQHCECGDQLDSALRAIVAEGSGILVYLRGHEGRGIGLLAKLRAMQLQAEGLDTVEANLAQGLPVDSRDYGVAAEILHDLGVRSVRLMSNNPRKREALLRHGIKIAEDVPLLIPPCENNITYLRTKRERLDHVLPHLDAVAHWS comes from the coding sequence ATGACAGAAAAAATTGGCGTACTCGGCAAAGCCTCCCAGGCCTCGGGAGTGGAACGCGTGGTGAATGCGCCGTTGCCCACCGTGTACGGCGATTTCCAGGCGGTCGGTTACATGGACCACGATCGCGGTGACGAGCAAGTGGCGCTGGTCTACGGCGAGATCGCCCAGGACGACGTTCTCACCAGGCTGCATTCCGAATGCCTGACCGGCGACGCCTTCGGCTCCCAGCACTGCGAATGCGGTGACCAGCTCGACTCCGCGCTGCGCGCGATAGTCGCCGAGGGAAGCGGCATCCTCGTCTACCTGCGAGGGCATGAAGGCCGGGGCATCGGTCTGCTCGCCAAGCTCCGGGCGATGCAGCTCCAGGCGGAGGGCCTGGACACCGTCGAGGCGAACCTCGCGCAGGGCCTGCCGGTGGACTCCCGTGACTACGGCGTCGCGGCGGAGATCCTCCACGACCTCGGTGTCCGTTCGGTGCGCCTGATGTCCAACAACCCGCGCAAGCGCGAGGCGTTGCTCCGCCACGGCATCAAGATCGCCGAGGATGTGCCGCTGCTGATCCCGCCGTGCGAGAACAACATCACCTACCTGCGGACCAAGCGCGAGCGCCTCGACCACGTCCTGCCGCATCTGGACGCGGTGGCGCACTGGTCCTGA
- a CDS encoding creatininase family protein: protein MDDSGIRSTASVALPTGGLLPVDTTEDVRTRAAGVSTQVAVLPVGSFEQHGPFLPLTTDTLVACAIAREIASAYPVHLLPPVTIACSHEHAAWPGTVSISSVTLHAVVRDIADSLRRSGVDALVVVNGHGGNYVLGNVVQESSARGERIALFPAGEDWETARERAGVVTSLLTDMHAGEIETSILLHAHPELLRPGFETSDFVADDRRHLLTLGMAGYTDSGVIGRPSLGSAEKGKALLASFAESFGAYFSMLTAADAGAVTGAGDQK from the coding sequence ATGGATGATTCGGGAATACGGTCGACGGCGTCCGTAGCGTTGCCCACTGGCGGCCTGTTGCCGGTGGACACTACGGAAGACGTACGGACACGAGCCGCCGGCGTCTCAACGCAGGTCGCGGTTCTTCCGGTCGGGAGCTTCGAACAACACGGTCCCTTCCTTCCGTTGACGACCGACACCCTGGTCGCCTGTGCCATCGCCCGGGAGATCGCATCCGCATACCCGGTGCACCTCCTTCCGCCGGTGACCATCGCCTGCTCGCACGAGCACGCCGCCTGGCCGGGAACCGTCAGCATCTCCTCCGTGACCCTTCACGCGGTAGTACGGGACATCGCCGATTCGCTGCGCCGCTCGGGCGTGGACGCCCTGGTGGTCGTCAACGGACACGGCGGAAACTACGTACTGGGCAATGTCGTTCAGGAATCCTCCGCGCGTGGTGAGCGCATCGCGCTGTTCCCGGCCGGGGAGGACTGGGAGACGGCGCGTGAGCGGGCCGGGGTGGTGACCTCGCTGCTCACCGACATGCACGCGGGGGAAATCGAGACCTCCATCCTTCTGCACGCTCATCCCGAATTGCTCCGTCCCGGTTTTGAGACCTCTGATTTCGTCGCCGACGACCGCCGGCATCTCCTGACTCTCGGCATGGCCGGTTACACCGATTCCGGTGTCATCGGCCGCCCTTCGCTGGGTTCCGCCGAAAAGGGGAAGGCGTTGCTGGCCAGCTTCGCCGAGTCCTTCGGGGCGTATTTCTCGATGCTCACCGCTGCCGATGCCGGGGCGGTTACCGGGGCCGGCGACCAGAAGTAG
- a CDS encoding trans-aconitate methyltransferase, with translation MKKTTTVTASAASEIQRRGPVTPVDANAKPAAGIPAQPTHRDVKAGAGPVGPGERGTIRLRDAGPDDPPRYAPDWLELREGADAAARSVELLDPLRIRLANLPGKAGGRVIHDLGCGTGSMGRWLAPRLDGAQHWVLHDRDPYLLHFAAVASPRAAADGSRVTVETRRGDVARLTSDALFGASLVTASALLDVLTREEVDALATACAGAGCPALLTLSVAGRVEFGTPDPLDGDIADAFNTHQRRGGLLGPDAVTAACEAFDQRGATVHVHPSAWRLGPVEAPLTAEWLRGWVAAAVEERPALKSRADTYLADRLEACAAGELRVEVHHSDLLALARPMSGPTS, from the coding sequence ATGAAGAAGACGACGACGGTCACCGCTTCGGCGGCGTCGGAGATCCAGCGACGGGGACCGGTGACTCCGGTGGACGCGAATGCCAAGCCCGCCGCCGGGATTCCGGCCCAGCCCACGCACCGTGACGTGAAGGCCGGTGCCGGGCCGGTGGGCCCGGGGGAGCGGGGCACCATCCGGCTGCGCGACGCCGGCCCCGACGACCCGCCGCGGTACGCGCCCGACTGGCTGGAGCTGCGCGAGGGCGCCGACGCCGCCGCGCGCTCCGTCGAACTGCTCGACCCCCTGCGCATCCGGCTGGCCAACCTGCCCGGAAAGGCGGGCGGGCGCGTCATCCACGACCTGGGCTGCGGCACCGGCTCCATGGGCCGCTGGCTCGCACCCCGGCTCGACGGCGCCCAGCACTGGGTCCTGCACGACCGCGACCCCTACCTCCTGCACTTCGCCGCCGTGGCCTCGCCGCGCGCCGCCGCCGACGGCAGCCGCGTCACGGTCGAGACGCGGCGCGGAGATGTCGCCCGGCTCACCTCCGACGCGTTGTTCGGCGCCTCGCTGGTCACCGCGTCCGCCCTGCTGGACGTGCTGACCCGTGAGGAGGTCGACGCCCTCGCCACCGCCTGCGCGGGGGCCGGCTGCCCCGCCCTGCTGACCCTGTCCGTGGCCGGTCGCGTCGAATTCGGCACCCCCGACCCGCTGGACGGGGACATCGCCGACGCGTTCAACACGCACCAGCGACGGGGGGGACTGCTCGGCCCCGACGCGGTCACCGCGGCCTGCGAGGCCTTCGACCAGCGGGGCGCGACGGTCCACGTCCACCCCAGCGCCTGGCGTCTCGGCCCCGTGGAGGCCCCGCTCACCGCGGAGTGGCTGCGCGGCTGGGTCGCGGCGGCGGTCGAGGAACGCCCGGCACTGAAGTCCCGCGCCGACACATACCTCGCCGACCGCCTGGAGGCCTGCGCGGCCGGCGAACTCCGGGTCGAGGTCCACCACAGCGACCTTCTGGCCCTGGCCAGGCCGATGAGCGGGCCGACGTCATGA
- a CDS encoding glycosyltransferase family 4 protein, with amino-acid sequence MTDTTLDRAVPLSPAAPSAALAQVQVQVQAHVTTLNYVPVQNAALKNAAIIPMSLRSVHFVMPGGVDDPAKPSGGNAYDRRISLDLPGFGWQVHKHAVAGDWPRPGADAREELARTLRELPDGTVVLLDGLVACGVPEIIVPEAERLRLAVLVHLPLGDETGLDPVVAAELDALERTTLRAVPSVIATSDWAVRRLVSHHGLAPDRVHMAAPGADIAPLASGTDGVSRLLCVAAVTPRKGQHRLVEALAAVTDLPWSCVCVGGLEQDPEYVAELRTLIAKHGLQDRLHLAGPQAGAQLDASYAAADLMVLTSYAETYGMAVTEALARGIPVLATDVGGLPEAVGRAPDGGVPGILVPPENPAALAAELRGWFGEADVRRRLKAAARGRRAALDGWAATARSLAGVLGRIPWEPRRAA; translated from the coding sequence GTGACCGACACGACCCTCGACCGCGCGGTTCCCCTCTCCCCGGCGGCGCCTTCGGCCGCCCTGGCTCAGGTACAGGTACAGGTACAGGCTCACGTGACCACGCTCAACTACGTGCCCGTGCAGAACGCGGCCCTCAAGAACGCGGCGATCATCCCCATGTCCCTGCGCTCCGTGCACTTCGTGATGCCGGGCGGCGTCGACGACCCCGCCAAGCCGAGCGGCGGCAACGCCTACGACCGGCGGATCAGCCTCGACCTGCCCGGCTTCGGCTGGCAGGTCCACAAGCACGCCGTCGCCGGTGACTGGCCCCGGCCCGGCGCGGACGCCCGCGAGGAACTGGCGCGGACGCTGCGCGAGTTGCCGGACGGCACGGTCGTCCTCCTCGACGGGCTGGTGGCCTGCGGGGTCCCCGAGATCATCGTCCCGGAGGCCGAACGCCTGCGCCTCGCAGTGCTGGTGCACCTCCCGCTGGGCGACGAGACGGGCCTCGACCCGGTCGTCGCGGCGGAGCTGGACGCGTTGGAGCGGACCACCCTGAGGGCGGTCCCGTCGGTGATCGCGACCAGCGACTGGGCCGTCCGACGCCTGGTCTCCCACCACGGACTCGCCCCGGACCGCGTGCACATGGCGGCCCCCGGCGCCGACATCGCCCCCCTCGCCTCCGGCACCGACGGCGTCTCCCGCCTCCTCTGCGTGGCCGCCGTCACCCCGCGCAAGGGCCAGCACCGGCTGGTGGAGGCGCTGGCCGCGGTGACCGACCTGCCGTGGAGCTGCGTCTGCGTCGGCGGGCTCGAACAGGACCCCGAGTACGTCGCCGAACTGCGCACCCTGATCGCGAAGCACGGCCTGCAGGACCGGCTGCACCTGGCCGGCCCCCAGGCGGGCGCCCAGCTCGACGCCAGCTACGCCGCCGCCGACCTGATGGTCCTCACCTCCTACGCGGAGACCTACGGCATGGCGGTCACCGAGGCCCTCGCGCGCGGCATCCCCGTCCTCGCCACGGACGTCGGCGGCCTCCCCGAGGCGGTCGGGCGCGCGCCCGACGGCGGCGTCCCCGGCATCCTCGTACCGCCGGAGAACCCGGCGGCGCTCGCGGCGGAACTGCGCGGCTGGTTCGGCGAGGCGGATGTCCGCCGGCGCCTGAAGGCGGCCGCCAGAGGCCGCCGGGCAGCCCTGGACGGCTGGGCGGCGACGGCACGGAGCCTGGCCGGAGTACTGGGCCGGATCCCCTGGGAACCCCGGAGGGCCGCATGA
- a CDS encoding 6-pyruvoyl trahydropterin synthase family protein gives MFSITVRDHIMIAHSFSGEVFGPAQRLHGATFLVDATFRREQLDEDNIVVDIGLATQELGAVVSELNYRNLDNEPDFAGINTSTEFLAKVIADRLAARIEKGALGEGARGLAGLTVTLHESHVAWASYERAL, from the coding sequence TTGTTCAGCATCACCGTCCGCGATCACATCATGATCGCCCACAGCTTCAGCGGAGAGGTCTTCGGGCCGGCACAGCGCCTGCACGGAGCGACCTTCCTCGTCGACGCCACGTTCCGCCGCGAACAGCTGGACGAGGACAACATCGTCGTCGACATCGGCCTGGCCACCCAGGAACTCGGTGCCGTGGTGAGCGAGTTGAACTACCGCAACCTCGACAACGAGCCCGACTTCGCCGGGATCAACACCTCCACGGAGTTCCTGGCCAAGGTCATCGCCGACCGGCTCGCCGCGCGGATCGAGAAGGGCGCCCTGGGTGAGGGCGCGCGCGGCCTGGCGGGCCTCACCGTCACGCTGCACGAGTCGCACGTCGCCTGGGCGAGCTACGAGCGTGCCCTGTGA